AGAGTGAGTGGACAGTGTGCAGAGCTATGTGTGGGAAGACTAGGGATGTACAACCCGTGGAGTTAACTATTATGGTATCCTCTGGGTTAGGCAGGGAGGCAAGTATGTACCTAAGAGCGGCCGACTCTGGACATCCTGCACAAAGGGAGTGCTCCTCTATAAGCTCCTTAGCGTAGGGCAGGTCCATAACACCCCTTTTGGGATTGCCCCAGGTAGCTTTAAACTGTAGGTCCTTGATCTCCTGGGGCATGACGTCCAAAAACTCCTCGTTTATCTGGTAGATCTTAAATGACATGCTTTACCTCCTTACCTACGAACTTTAGAACTTCCTTAACTATGACTTCAGGAGGCATGGTCATACCACCAGCAACCCTTGGAGATCCTATTATTTCGGCATCAGAGTGTTTGTACAGGTACCTTCTTACTTCCCTTTCAAGCCAACCTACTACATTGAACTCTGGTACAAATATATACCTGGCATTTTTGACAGCTTCCCTAAGCTCCTGTATAGGGAAGGGCCTTATGGTCTTTAGCTTTACTACCTTTGTCTTTATACCCTCTTCGTCTTCAAGTATTCTGCATGCTTCTTTTGCTTGAGCTGCGGCCGTTCCGCAGGTGACGAATACTATGTCTGCCTCTGGATCTCCAAACTCCTCTATGAGCCCTCTGAGGTAATGCTTGGCGTATGGTCTTGATCTCTCTATAGCAGCTCTAACTTCCCACTGCCAGCTTGCATGGGTGGCGTAAGATATGTAGTTGGACTTCATCACAAAGGGGTCCCTCAGGAATCTGCCTGGTGGAACCTCTGCATCTATAACAGGCATGGGTGCTCTGTAAGGGTTATAAGGTGGTAGGGCTATGTCATCTGGTGGGAGCATAACCGCTTCCCTAGTATGAGATACAAAGAAGCCGTCTACTACTGTAATCACCGGAACGTGAACATCTGGTTGTTCTGCGACTACAAAACCTGCCAGTATCATGTCAAAGAGATCTTGGGCATTCTCTGCGTACCAGATCATACATCCTGTATCGAGCAGAAAGCTAACCTCAAGGTTGTCGGGCTGTATAGACAGGGGTGAGTTTACTCCTCTTGCCATGAGGACAAGCTGGACAGGTATGCGTGTTCCTGCCCACATGGGGAAGTTCTCCATAGCCCTTAGGGTTCCTGGTCCTGATGTGGTTGTGATGCACCTAGCTCCCGCAAGGGCACAGCCAGCTATCTCGGACATAACGCCAAATTCAGATTCTCCCCTGAAGTAAACTCCTACGTAACCTTCTACCCATAGTTCACCTATGAGGTGTGCAGCTTCTGATTGAGGAGTTATGGGATAAGAGACTGAAGCGTCAACGGAAGCTCTTTTAACGGCTTCCTTTACCGCCTCAGATCCTGTCATGAAATGCTTTGTCCTTGGTGCTTCGAAGAGAAGATAGTCTGGTGAGACTATCCTCTGCCCGGCCCTGTTGTATTGTACAAGCTCAGATTTTTGCATGGACCTACCTCCGTTGAAGTTTTCTACTCAAATCTACTTTGAGGTCTTTAAGAAAACAAGGATCTATATCATCATGTATGTTCATTTTCCTAACTCCTTCTTTACCTCCTCAGCTATCTTTATAAACTTCTCCATCTCCTCTATGTGCTGATCTCTAAGGGTTATCATAGCATCCTCATGTCCAGCCATGCCGCACATGGCTATGGTAAAGCAATCTGTCTCGGCCCTTATTATCTTTAGGGCTACGTTTGCATAGTGGCAATGGACTCCTACAAATATGCATGCTTTTATCTTGTTGTGCCAAATGGTGAGATTTGGATGGTTAGGGTTTATCTCAACGGCTGGGTTTATCTTAGGATACTTAGGCCTGTAGTCGTACATGGGGATTATCCTGGCGTTTAGAACCTCGGCCATCTTCTTTACGAGTTTAGCCTTTTCTTTTGCTTCTTCATTCCACGCGTAGAGTACCTGTGGCCCTGGGAATATAGTGGGATTCTGTCTTGTAAGCATGGCCTTTGCGGCCTCTCTCATTGCTATCTCTTCATCAACTATTTGATTAAACATAAGGGCCTTTCCAGGTGGTGGATTTAAAACACCTTCATAAACGGCTACAGGATACGGTGAGTATCCAGATGGTCCAAGGGTTGCCATGCTATACCTCCTTTACTTTTCTGCAAGAACTTCTGGCATTACCATTCGTATGGCATTTCTTTTAAGAAGGTCAGAGCACACGTACACGCAAAGAGCACACCCCTTACACCGTTCAGTTATCACGTAAGCGTGATGCTCCGCATCGTTGTACATCAGGGTGTTAGGCTCTGGACAAAAAAGGGTGCATTGCTTACAGTTGTACTTACTGCACTCTTCGTTTATGACCTCTGCCACATAGTACATACTCCGGCCTCCTTAAAAAAAGTTTGGGGATTAATTAATATAGATTTTTACTCTATACTTGGCAAGTTTTTGTTTACCCCTTGTCTAGGAACTCCATCCAGCTATCTTTATCCTCTATGCAATGGGCTAAAGGTTTGTTGGTGTGGATAGCTCTTATCCTTATGGTGGTTTTTGCCTTCAACATGTTAGAGGTTGAAAGGGAGCACTCTATAAAGACATCCATAAACACCGTGCTTCAGCTTGCAGACGAAGGGAAGCTGAAAGAAGTCAAGGTCAAAGACGGTGTGCTTATAGGTCTTACCACGGACGGTCAGAGGATAGAGACGGGCATACCACCTACCGGTAACCTGATAGATGATCTTGTCAAGAAGGGCGTTAAAGTAGAGGTAGTTCCCCCTGAACGTTCAAGCTGGCTTATCACCTTCTTGGTTTCGTGGCTACCCATAATAATCTTCATAGGCATATGGATCTACATGATGAGACAGTTCAGCTCGGGTGGAAACTCAAGGGCCTTCAGCTTTGGAAAGAGTAGGGCAAAAGTTTACATAGAGGAAAGGCCAAAGGTTACCCTTCAGGACGTGGCGGGTATGGATGAGGTGAAGGAGGAGGTAAAGGAGATAATAGAATACCTAAAGGACCCTCTCAAGTTCCAAAGGCTTGGTGGAAGACCACCTAAGGGGGTTCTCCTTTTTGGAGAACCTGGAGTAGGCAAGACTCTGCTGGCAAGAGCCATAGCTGGTGAGGCTCATGTTCCCTTCATATCCATCTCCGGCTCGGACTTTGTTGAAATGTTTGTAGGCGTGGGTGCTGCCAGGGTGAGAGATCTTTTTGATACTGCCAAAAGACATGCGCCATGCATCATCTTTATAGACGAAATAGATGCTGTAGGAAGGTCAAGGGGAGCCTTCAACCTAGGTGGAGGGCACGACGAGAGGGAACAAACCTTAAACCAACTTCTTGTAGAGATGGACGGGTTTGATACCTCCGAAGGGATAATAGTCATAGCCGCCACCAACAGGCCGGACATCCTGGACCCTGCTTTATTAAGACCCGGTCGTTTTGACAGACAGATATACATACCAAGACCAGACCTAAGGGGTAGGTACGAGATACTGAAGGTACACGCAAGAAACAAAAAGCTTGCTCCAGATGTAGACCTTGAGATAGTAGCCAGAGCTACGCCAGGGTTTACAGGCGCAGACCTTGAGAACCTACTAAACGAGGCCGCTCTACTGGCGGCGAGGAAGGGTAAAGAGGCCATAGAGATGTCTGACATAGAAGAGGCCCTTGATAGGATAACCATGGGACTGGAAAGGAAAGGCATGGTTATGTCCCAGGAGGAGAAGGAGAAGATAGCTTACCACGAGGTAGGCCACGCCATAATGAGCCTTATGGTTCCTGGCTCGGAAGCTTTGCATAAAGTATCCATAATTCCTAGAGGTATGGCTCTTGGAGTAACTCAGCAACTTCCTATAGACGATAAGTACATGTACGACAAGAGGGACCTTTACGGTAGAATATTGACCCTAATGGGTGGAAGAGCTGCAGAGGAGGTGTTCTACGGGAAAGAGGGTATAACCACAGGAGCTGAGAACGACCTACAGAGAGCTACAGACCTTGCCTACAGGATTGTCTCCATGTGGGGCATGAGCGAAAGGCTCGGACCCATAGCCGTCAGACGCAACGCAAACCCCTTCCTGGGTGGAATAAGCACCTACGTGGACATAAGCGAGGAGCTAAGAAGGGAGATAGACGAGGAGGTAAGACGGATCCTAACACAGGCCTACGAAGAGACAAAAAGCATCATCCAAGAGAACGCTGATGCTATAAGGGCCATAGTCAAAAAGCTGCTGGAAAAGGAGACTATGACTTGTGAAGAAGTAGTTGAGATACTAAGCCTTCATGGTGTTGAAGTTAAAAATGGTTGCAAGAAGGAAGAGTATAAAAAGGGGATAAAGGAGGAGCGTAGGGTAGAAGCTTAAGGAGGAGGTAAGCCGTGGGTATGACTATAACTGAAAAAATACTGGCAGATCATGCAGGTAAGAAAGAGGTCTATCCGGGAGAGCTCATAACGGCTAGGATAGACCTTGCCATGGCCAACGACGTGACAGCACCCCTAGCCATCAAGGTGCTTGAGAAGTACGGCATAGACAAGGTCTTTGACCCTGAAAGGATAGCTCTAGTGCTCTCTCACTTTGTGCCTGCGAAGGACATAAAGTCTGCAGAGCAAGCTAAAATGGTCAGGGATTTTGTAAAGAAGCACAACATAAAGTGGTTCTTCCAAGAAGGTGAAGGTATAGAGCACACCATACTTCCAGAAGAAGGACTTGTAGTACCTGGAGACCTTGTTGTGGGTGCTGACTCTCATACCTGTACGTACGGTGCACTCGGTGCCTTTGCCACTGGTGTAGGTTCTACGGACATAGCTTACGCTTTTGCTACTGGAGAGATTTGGCTAAAGGTTCCTGAATCTATGAAGTTCATTTTCTACGGAAGGACAAAACCTTGGGTTTTCGGTAAGGATCTCATACTCTACACTATAGGCCAGATAGGTGTGGATGGTGCTCTTTACAGAGCTATGGAGTTTGAAGGAGAGGCTATAAGGGAGCTTTCCATAGATCAGAGGCTTACCATAACCAACATGGCTGTAGAAGCAGGAGCAAAGAACGGTATCATAGCCCCAGATGAAAAGACCATAGAGTACGTTTCTCAAAGGGCAAAAAGACCGTGGAAGATATACCAAAGTGATCCAGACGCTCATTACCATTCTGTGTACGAGTGGGATGCAGGAAGCATAGAGCCTTTGGTAGCCTGGCCGTATCTTCCTTCCAACGTCCATCCCGTTACTGAATCTACCCATATAACCATAGACCAGGCCTTCATAGGCTCTTGTACCAACGGAAGGTTGGAGGATCTTAGGATAGCGGCTAAGGTCCTAAAGGGTAAGAAGGTACACCCTTACGTGAGATGTATAGTCATCCCAGCTTCAAAGAAGGTTTATATGCAAGCCCTCAAAGAAGGACTGATAGATATATTCCTTGAAGCTGGCTGTGTAGTATCTGTGTCCACATGCGGGCCATGCCTTGGTGGTCATATGGGTATACTAGCAGAAGGAGAGAGATGCATATCCACATCCAACAGGAACTTCCCTGGTAGGATGGGTCACCCTAAGAGTGAAGCCTATCTAGCAAATCCTGCTGTAGTAGCTGCCAGTGCTGTACTAGGAAGGATAGCTCATCCAGAAGAGGTGGTAAAGCTAGAAGAGGTATACACCTAGAGGTTTATGAACTCAACCCTCGTGGAGAGGATGAACTCGGGGTAGCTCTTGTCTACGAAGTTTCTGACCTTAGCGAGGATCTCTTCGGCGATGCTCCTCTCCGCGCCCACACATACTACAGCTAACAGAGATCTCTGCCACAGATCTTGCCCGTCTACCTCGGCCACTGACACGTTAAAAGAGTTCTTTATCCTCTCTTTTATAGACCTAAGGTACTGCCTTTTCTCCTTAATGGACCTACTTTCTGGAAAGTACAGGTCTACAGTAAGTACACCCACAACCACGGAGAATATTTTAAGACAGTGGTAAACCTTTTCTAACCTCGTCCACTAGCTTTAAATCCACGAAGGAGGAGAGAAGAGTATCACCCCAGTCTGAGTAGGCAAGAAGCCTTCCCCAAGGGTCTACTATGGCGCTACATCCTGCGTACTCTTCCTCTCCTATCTTTCCGTAGGCATTTGCTAGTATGAGAAAAGATTGTGTATCCAAGGCTCTTGCAAGTGTCAGAACTCTTAGATGCTCTTTCCTCCTTAACCCCCACATGGAGGGAACAACCAAGATCTTGGCACCCTTTCTCCTTAGATCTAACGCAAGCTCTGGAAATCTGAGCTCAAAGCATATGAGAATACCTATTGGGCCGTGTGGTGTATAAAACACAGGGTTTTCATCTCCAGGGGAGAAATGATTATTCTCCTCGTACAAAGGGAAGAGCTTTATCTTCGACCTTTGACCTAGTAGCTTTCCCTCCGATATAATTACTGCGCTGTTGTAAAGCCTTCCATCCTTGAGTACGGGATACGTCCCTACTATGGTGAGCTTTCTTTTGCCAGAGTATTCTACTAGCTTTTCTATTATCTGATCTGTAGCCTTTGCATGTTCATACATATTTTCGTAGTCAAAACCACACTGCCACATCTCAGGAAGGACTACCAAAGATCCTTCTTCTACCTGATTCAGAAATCCCTCTGCTATTTTTAGGTTTTCTTCCACCTTTCCAAAGGCTACTTTAAACTGTAAGCTATAAACCCTCATGATCTCACAACTTTAGACGTAAATTTGAACATAACAAGTAAAACAAACAAACCCACCATAAACATCACTATACTACCGCTGGGTGGCACGTTAAGAGTGAAGGATGTGAAGATTCCAAGCAGTGTTGCTATCAAAGAGAATAGAATAGAAAACACTATTGTCTGTAGAAAAGCGTTGGCCACCATAAGGGCAGCAAGTGGCGGTATTGATATGAAGGAAGTGGCCAGGAGTAGACCTAAGGCTTTCATAGAAAGTACTATGTTTATGCATGCGAGTGCTACAAGCATGTAGTTTAGGATCCTTACTTTTATCCCATGTACCTTGGCTATGTCCTCGCTGAAGACCATCAGCATTAGACGTCTGTAGTTAAAAGTCAGAAAGGCTATGGTCAGGAGTGATGCCAGTAGGGTGTAAAGCACCTCGTTTGTGGATGTGGTCAGAAGGCTACCAAACAGGTACGAAACTATTTGTGTACCAAGCTTGCCACTTAGTCCGAGTATGACTATGGAAAGGGCAACGCCGAAGGAGAAGATTAATGACAGAACTGTGTCAGCAGGCAATCTTCTGTCTTCTATGAGGTACTCTGTTACAAGCCCAGCAACTAGCACGTAGAGGAGTGTAAACAGAAAGGGATCCAGATCCATCACTATAGCTATGGCTATACCGCTAAAAGCAAAGTGAGATATGCTTGCTCCTAGCATGGATAGCCTTCTGAGGGTCAGGTAAACACCTACGAAGGATGCAGATACGCTCACCAGTATGGCTGAAACTATCCCT
The DNA window shown above is from Thermocrinis minervae and carries:
- a CDS encoding ferredoxin oxidoreductase, producing MYYVAEVINEECSKYNCKQCTLFCPEPNTLMYNDAEHHAYVITERCKGCALCVYVCSDLLKRNAIRMVMPEVLAEK
- a CDS encoding transketolase C-terminal domain-containing protein gives rise to the protein MQKSELVQYNRAGQRIVSPDYLLFEAPRTKHFMTGSEAVKEAVKRASVDASVSYPITPQSEAAHLIGELWVEGYVGVYFRGESEFGVMSEIAGCALAGARCITTTSGPGTLRAMENFPMWAGTRIPVQLVLMARGVNSPLSIQPDNLEVSFLLDTGCMIWYAENAQDLFDMILAGFVVAEQPDVHVPVITVVDGFFVSHTREAVMLPPDDIALPPYNPYRAPMPVIDAEVPPGRFLRDPFVMKSNYISYATHASWQWEVRAAIERSRPYAKHYLRGLIEEFGDPEADIVFVTCGTAAAQAKEACRILEDEEGIKTKVVKLKTIRPFPIQELREAVKNARYIFVPEFNVVGWLEREVRRYLYKHSDAEIIGSPRVAGGMTMPPEVIVKEVLKFVGKEVKHVI
- the leuC gene encoding 3-isopropylmalate dehydratase large subunit, producing MGMTITEKILADHAGKKEVYPGELITARIDLAMANDVTAPLAIKVLEKYGIDKVFDPERIALVLSHFVPAKDIKSAEQAKMVRDFVKKHNIKWFFQEGEGIEHTILPEEGLVVPGDLVVGADSHTCTYGALGAFATGVGSTDIAYAFATGEIWLKVPESMKFIFYGRTKPWVFGKDLILYTIGQIGVDGALYRAMEFEGEAIRELSIDQRLTITNMAVEAGAKNGIIAPDEKTIEYVSQRAKRPWKIYQSDPDAHYHSVYEWDAGSIEPLVAWPYLPSNVHPVTESTHITIDQAFIGSCTNGRLEDLRIAAKVLKGKKVHPYVRCIVIPASKKVYMQALKEGLIDIFLEAGCVVSVSTCGPCLGGHMGILAEGERCISTSNRNFPGRMGHPKSEAYLANPAVVAASAVLGRIAHPEEVVKLEEVYT
- a CDS encoding DUF503 domain-containing protein, translating into MVVGVLTVDLYFPESRSIKEKRQYLRSIKERIKNSFNVSVAEVDGQDLWQRSLLAVVCVGAERSIAEEILAKVRNFVDKSYPEFILSTRVEFINL
- a CDS encoding metal ABC transporter permease, with protein sequence MSDLIYFWQGIVSAILVSVSASFVGVYLTLRRLSMLGASISHFAFSGIAIAIVMDLDPFLFTLLYVLVAGLVTEYLIEDRRLPADTVLSLIFSFGVALSIVILGLSGKLGTQIVSYLFGSLLTTSTNEVLYTLLASLLTIAFLTFNYRRLMLMVFSEDIAKVHGIKVRILNYMLVALACINIVLSMKALGLLLATSFISIPPLAALMVANAFLQTIVFSILFSLIATLLGIFTSFTLNVPPSGSIVMFMVGLFVLLVMFKFTSKVVRS
- the ftsH gene encoding ATP-dependent zinc metalloprotease FtsH is translated as MQWAKGLLVWIALILMVVFAFNMLEVEREHSIKTSINTVLQLADEGKLKEVKVKDGVLIGLTTDGQRIETGIPPTGNLIDDLVKKGVKVEVVPPERSSWLITFLVSWLPIIIFIGIWIYMMRQFSSGGNSRAFSFGKSRAKVYIEERPKVTLQDVAGMDEVKEEVKEIIEYLKDPLKFQRLGGRPPKGVLLFGEPGVGKTLLARAIAGEAHVPFISISGSDFVEMFVGVGAARVRDLFDTAKRHAPCIIFIDEIDAVGRSRGAFNLGGGHDEREQTLNQLLVEMDGFDTSEGIIVIAATNRPDILDPALLRPGRFDRQIYIPRPDLRGRYEILKVHARNKKLAPDVDLEIVARATPGFTGADLENLLNEAALLAARKGKEAIEMSDIEEALDRITMGLERKGMVMSQEEKEKIAYHEVGHAIMSLMVPGSEALHKVSIIPRGMALGVTQQLPIDDKYMYDKRDLYGRILTLMGGRAAEEVFYGKEGITTGAENDLQRATDLAYRIVSMWGMSERLGPIAVRRNANPFLGGISTYVDISEELRREIDEEVRRILTQAYEETKSIIQENADAIRAIVKKLLEKETMTCEEVVEILSLHGVEVKNGCKKEEYKKGIKEERRVEA
- a CDS encoding carbon monoxide dehydrogenase beta subunit family protein, whose product is MATLGPSGYSPYPVAVYEGVLNPPPGKALMFNQIVDEEIAMREAAKAMLTRQNPTIFPGPQVLYAWNEEAKEKAKLVKKMAEVLNARIIPMYDYRPKYPKINPAVEINPNHPNLTIWHNKIKACIFVGVHCHYANVALKIIRAETDCFTIAMCGMAGHEDAMITLRDQHIEEMEKFIKIAEEVKKELGK
- a CDS encoding nitrilase-related carbon-nitrogen hydrolase produces the protein MRVYSLQFKVAFGKVEENLKIAEGFLNQVEEGSLVVLPEMWQCGFDYENMYEHAKATDQIIEKLVEYSGKRKLTIVGTYPVLKDGRLYNSAVIISEGKLLGQRSKIKLFPLYEENNHFSPGDENPVFYTPHGPIGILICFELRFPELALDLRRKGAKILVVPSMWGLRRKEHLRVLTLARALDTQSFLILANAYGKIGEEEYAGCSAIVDPWGRLLAYSDWGDTLLSSFVDLKLVDEVRKGLPLS